CTGATCGACCCGCTCACCACCAACTTTCTCGGCAGCACGGCGGTAGATGGCCGCTAGCACTTGTTCCCGATCCGGCTCAACCGTACTATGGCCCATCCCGTAGCCGCGATAGGCGAGGAAGGTGTTGGCCATCGCCCCGCCGATAAGGATCGTGTCAGCTTTATCAATCAGCCGCTCAATCAGCGCAATCTTATCAGCAATTTTCACACCGCCAATAATCGCCACTAGTGGTCGCGCTGGACGTGACATCGCTGCGGTTAGCGCAGTATATTCGTGCACCAATAGGTCACCAGCCAGCCCCGGTACGTATAGCGTAATCGCATGGGTACTGGCGTGAGCTCGATGTACCACCGCAAAACCATCCTGCACAAAATAATCCGGCCGCACCGCCCGAGCAATTGCCCTGGCAAACACCGTATCGTCACGCGACTCCTCGTCATAAAACCGCAGATTTTCTAGCATCAGTATGTCGCCAGCCGCCATATGTCGCACTGCTTGACGCAGCTTATCACCGACACAGCCATCAATAAACTGCACCGGCCGCCCGAGCAGCTCAGCCAGTCGACGCGCCACTGGACGCAGGCTGTATGCCGGATCGGCCCCCTTTGGCCGCCCGAGGTGACTCATCAAAACAATCTTGCAGCGTTGCTCTAATAGATAGCATAGAGTCGGCAAACTAGCACGAATTCGTAAGTCACCGGCGATCCCACCAGTCGCCGTCAAGGGCACATTATAATCAACCCGCACCAGGACGGTCAGCCCGCGGAGATTAACGTCATGAATTGTTTGCTTGAAAAATCTGCCCACCCTTTTCTCGTCCTACTCCATTGTCCGGATCTGGATATTATCGGTCTTACCCGGCCGGCCTGGTTGATGACCACTGACCAGCACCAACGTCACTGGATCCTCGCCAAAGTAACCTTCGGCCTTCAATTCTTCTGCTAACTTATTCGCCGAACCCAGACCGCTTGGGCGAACGTATGAGCGCGTGGCGTAACTTAACGCTAATTTCTGGGCCGTTTTTTGGCTATCAGTAACGCTAATAATCGGCATATTCGGTCGAAAGGCACCGACATTCACCGCGGTCGCACCCGTACTAGTTTCGGCGACAATCGCCCGCGCCTTGAGTTCTGTGGCTAACCGCGCCGCCGTGTAGCTTAGCAGCGCATCATGTTTACGGCGCTTCTCACTCGACTCAACCGCCATGACATCACTGTGCTCCTGGGTATACATAATCGTCCGGCGCATTGCCTGCACTGTCTCGATCGGATATTTACCGTTGGCCGTTTCATCCGACAACATCACCGTGTCAGCACCCTGGATGACTGCATTGGCAACGTCGCTCACCTCGGCGCGAGACGGCTCAGGGTTGTCAACCATACTGCCCATCATCTGTGTCGCGACGATGCTGAGCTTAGAATATTTACGGCAAAGAGCGATAATACGCCGTTGGATAACTGGCACGATCTCCGCCCCGGCTTCAACCGCCAAGTCGCCGCGCGCCACCATAATGCCGTCACTCGCCTTGACGATCTCCTCCAGATGTTCATCAGAGATCGCCGACTTAGTCTCGATCTTGGCAATAATATACGCGTCCGAACCCAGCGCCGTCAGTCGCGAGCGCAGATCGATAATGTCGTCCTCCGTCTGTACAAAACTAAGCGCTACATAATCAAAATCTTGATTGGCTGCCCACTCAATATCGGCGATATCTTTTGGCGTCAAGATATCACCACCAAAATCGGTATCTGGTAGATTCAACCCCTTACGGCTCATCAAAAATCCGTCATTCTGCACCTCCACCTTGATGGCCGTTGGGCCAGCGATTTCACGAACGATCGACTTGATCTTGCCATCAAACATATACAGCGGCTCGCCGACTTTCATTTTTTCAGCGAGGTTATACTGGACAGGCAGATTGAAACTTCCATCGTGTTCTGTAATCGACGAATCAAGCGTCAGCACATCACCAGCCCGCACCGTCAGCATGTTGTCTTTGAGAACGCCGAGACGGATTTTTGGACCTTGAAGGTCTTGGAGAATGGCAACTGGTTTACCCTGCTCATGACTGGCCGTGCGAATCCAGTCGATTTGCTCACGCCGCTCATCATAACTACCGTGGCTAAAATTTAGACGAAAGCCATTGACACCGGCCTGCATAAGTTGACTAATTTTATCCTGACTCATCGTTGCCGGACCGATGGTTGCTAGGATCTTGGTACGTTTAAAAATTGTGTTACTCATCCTTTTGATTATAACACCGGTTAGGCACTGAGAAAAGATATAATCACTATTCAGAATTAGCTGCCCGATATCGAGCGATTGCTTGGCGGGCGGCTTGCTGTTGAGCCACCTGCTTGGACGGACCCACGCCGCGTCCCATCAGCGTTTCACCGACGAACACCCCAAGCGTGAAAACCTTATCATGATCTGGACCTTCCTCGCCCAAAACTTTATATACTGGCGTCTGATTGTCAACGCGCTGAGAAATTTCCTGCAAATACGACTTCGGATCGCGCCAACTGCCCGACTCCAATATTCCGTCCAGCTTGATAATAATATGCTTATGAATAAAATCGCGCGCATCGTCAAAGCCGCGCTCCAGATAAATCGCGCCGATCACCGCCTCAAAGGCATTGGCTAAAATCTGCAAGTGCGCCCGATCCGATCCATTTTTCTCGCCCTTTGACATGCGAATCAGCGGCCCGTAGCCCAAGGTATCGCCCGCATCGCCGATACTTTCCGTCCGTACCAGCGCCGCCCGCCAGGCTGTCAAAATCCCTTCCGGTTCAGAAAAATGCGTAAATAAATACTCCGTCACCGCTAGCTCCAACACCGCATCACCGAGGAATTCCAACCGCTCGTTATGCTCGTGGACTGATTTTCTGTGTTCATTAACATAGCTACGATGCGTCAAAGCCGTAATCAGCAAATCCAAATTTGTAAACTCAAAACCTAATTTTTCGCGCGCAAATTCCTGATATGGCGCCGTATTCATCCCGCTCATTTATAGATTCTCCTGCCTGATTCGTTTCATGGCGAGCAGAATCAACTTGCCAATATCCTCATACTCAATTTCATCCAGCGCCTCATGAAACGTAAACCACGCCAGACCATTCATCCAGTCTTCTTTTTGCAGTTTTTCGTCCGGATCAAGCGCCTTCATCAGGTACACTTGCTGCGAAATCAGCACTAACTTATCGAGTCGGCGGTAGCGAAAATTAATTTTGCCCAGCCAGCCGCACACCTCGATATTCTTAAGGCCAGCCTCCTCGCCGACCTCACGCTTGGCGGCGGCCTGCGCTGTCTCGCCCGGTTCAACGTGACCTTTGGGAATTGTCCAGCGATCCCGCGCATCTTGGTAGAGCAGAAACTCAACATCACCCTTTTTATTGCGTCGAAACACTACGCCGCCGGCGGTTGGCTCGCGAACTATTTCTTGGATCGACGGTTTTTTGCGACCGCCAAAATATTTCTTAATATGATCAAAGCTGCTTGTCTTCATCGGCATCCTCTTGAAGGGAGCGATACGCCGTGCCGAGCACACCGTTCACAAATTTCCCTGAGTTATCCGAACCAAACGTTTTTGCAAGTTCCACTGCTTCGTTGATAGCCACCTTTGGTGGCACCGCCGCCCGAGAAAACAATAATTCATACAGCCCGAGCCGTAGTACCGTCCGGTCAATTCGCGATATCTGCTCAATTGGCCATTCTGGCGCCAGCGGACGAAGTTTATCATCAAGCTCTGCTTTATGCGTGGTGACGCCATCGATCAGACTTCGTACAAACTCAACATCATCGACTGACGATTTGTATTTCTCAAGATTGCGCGTCAAGATATCGGCGACATCAACCTCGCTGTCGCCAACTTCCTGGCGAAACTCAATCTCGTATAACGTCTGCAACGCGACGATTCGTCCCAAATGACGGTTTGAAGCCATGACAAAAACGTTCCTGTTCGTGTTAGTTTATTTTGTACTCTTATTACCAGTCTCGCGTTTGGTCGTCTTGACCTTCACTGGTGACGTCCCGTTGACGCGGCGTGCTAATTTCAGTACCAAGTGGCTGCGACGCAGACCGGTCTTGCGCGGGCTGCTCTGCTTTTTTGGTTGTGCCATAGAAAAATCTCCTTTATTTCAGTTTATCGTAACACTTGGGCTTCATTATACCGGTTTTTGATAGATTTCTCAAGGGGATGCAGAGTAGTGGCAATACGCTGTCAGGGGGTATTATTGACTTTGTATAGTATTTATGGTAATATCATAGACATCACTTACGATAGAAAGGATACATCCTACCAATTATGAATGAGAACGATTCACTCTCTCAGCCCGGGGAAACACTACGTCCATTAGGTAAACTGAAACTGGCCCTCGGCTCAGGGGCAATGCTAGCAATAATGGGGATAGGTCTCGGCATCGGCATTAAAGGTATCGCCGCCGATAAAGAGCCGGCGGAATCACCCCTAGTTGGCTCTTCTATGATGCATTATAACCCCACGGAAACTGATATCACAAAGGATTCAGATGTATGTGCAGCAGCAGACTCCATTGTAAGGGATGCCAATGCTGCTACCCAAATTGATATAGTGGGCTGTGCTACGGAATCCAAAAAGCTCACCGGTCTTCCACAGGGAACACGCGTACGAGTCGAGGTACACCGGGATGGCTCGGTGACGGCTAAGCCCCTCGGTAACTAACCTAGACAACAATATTCACCAACTTCCCTGGCACATAAATCACCTTTTTCGGTGTCCGGGCATCGAGATAGGCGCAAACTTTCTCGTCATCCAGCGCTCGTTGCTCAACCGTCTCTTTATCGGTATCAACTGGCAGCTCCAGCCGTGATCGGAGCTTGCCGTTGACCTGGACGATGATGGTCATCACATCGCTCACCAGATATTTCTCATCCCACTTTGGCCAGTGATTGACATGAATGGTATCAGTATGGCCCAATTCATGCCACAATTCCTCGGTGATGTGCGGCGCAAATGGTGCCAAAATCTGCAGCAGACTTTCCAAAGTAAACCGCCACGTTTCTAACGCTTGCATGCCGTGCGATTCTTTGAACTTATATAGGCCATTGACCATTTCCATCATCGCCGCCACTGCCGTATTGAACTTTTCATCCTCGATGTCACGAGTGACTTTTTTGATAGTGAGGTGAGTGAGGCGCAACAGTTCCGCGACTACATCACCATCCTCCGCCAGAGTACACTCTTCGCTCAAATCTCCGCTGGAGATTTCTCGCGAGCGTTCGGCTGAAGCGTCCGCTATTCGCGAACACTTCACAGCCTCTGTCAGAGGAGGTAATGTAGCCGCCTCAATAAACTCCTGTACCACATTCCACACTCGGTTTAAGAACCGATACGTCCCCGGCACCCCGCGCGGATCCCACGGCGCATCCATGTCATACGGCGCGATAAACATCTCGTAAACACGCAGCGCATCGGCACCGTAACCACTGTCCATAATCTCCATCGGATCGATGACATTGCCCTTGGACTTACTCATCTTTTGACCGTCCGGCGCCATAATATAGGCATTGTACATCATCCGTTTGAATGGTTCTGGCGTCGGCACGAGACCGAGTTTATAGAAAAAGCGCATCCAAAAACGGCTGTACAGTAAGTGCGCCACCGCATGATCAGCACCGTTGTAATAATCGACTGGCGCCCAGTGCTTGATAAGCTCTGGATCCCACGCCTGCTGGTCGTTGTGCGGATCGAGATAGCGCAGGAAGTACCAGCTGGAGCAGGCATAGCCATCCAGCGTGTCAGTCTCGCGTCGACCTTCACGCCAACTGTCGCCTGCTGGCTTTGGCTCGGTGATTGGCACGGTTTTACCCGTTTCAACATCAACCCACACGCGTACCCAATCATCAACTTGTGCCAGGACAGACGTATTGCCACCCGTTGGCTTGAAGTTCTCAACTTCTGGCAGAATCACCGGCAAGCATTCGTCTGCCACAGCAATTGGCTCGAAACCGTCAACATGCACCATCGGAATTGGCGCGCCCCAGTACCGCTGACGAGAAATCAGCCAGTCACGCATTTTGTAAGTAGTTTTACCGCGACCAGATCCCTGCTGTTCCAGCCACGCTACGATTTGCTCGCGGGCATCTTCACTCCGCGTACCGTCGAATTGCCCAGAATTGATCAATTCGCCTTCACCAGTGTAGCAGCCGACGTCTGCCGAATCCTCTGGCTTGTCAACCACCTGAACAATTGGCAAATCAAATTTTTCGGCAAACTCCAGGTCGCGTCCATCATGCGCCGGCACCGCCATAATCGCACCAGTGCCGTAACCACCGAGAATGTAATCCGCTACCCAAATTGGCACTTTCTGGCCATTGACTGGATTGATAGCATAACTACCAGTAAATACGCCGGTTTTATCTTTGTTCTCTTGGCGCTCGACGTCGGATTTCTGCTGCGCCGCTTGAACGTATGCTTCAACCTTGGCACGCGTGTCAGCATTGACCAGCTGAGAAACTAATGGGTGCTCCGGAGCCAGTGCCACGTAGCTGGCACCAAACAGGGTGTCGGGGCGCGTGGTGAATACGGTAATGATGGCATCCTGTCCGTTGACTACAAAGTCAACTTCTGCGCCAACCGACCGGCCAATCCAATTTTTCTGCATAGTTTTGACCATTTCCGTCCAGTCTAGGTCGTCAGTCGCCTCCAAAATCTCATCAGCATAGGCCGTAATGCGGAAAAACCACTGTTTGAGGTTACGCTTGGTGACGGGGTTGCCGCAGCGCCAACACTTGCCGCCCTCAACTTGCTCGTTAGCTAGCACCGTATTGTCAGTATCGCACCACCATTGCGGCTGCTCCTTTTGGTACGCCAAATCGTGCTT
The window above is part of the Candidatus Saccharibacteria bacterium oral taxon 488 genome. Proteins encoded here:
- the pyk gene encoding pyruvate kinase — protein: MSNTIFKRTKILATIGPATMSQDKISQLMQAGVNGFRLNFSHGSYDERREQIDWIRTASHEQGKPVAILQDLQGPKIRLGVLKDNMLTVRAGDVLTLDSSITEHDGSFNLPVQYNLAEKMKVGEPLYMFDGKIKSIVREIAGPTAIKVEVQNDGFLMSRKGLNLPDTDFGGDILTPKDIADIEWAANQDFDYVALSFVQTEDDIIDLRSRLTALGSDAYIIAKIETKSAISDEHLEEIVKASDGIMVARGDLAVEAGAEIVPVIQRRIIALCRKYSKLSIVATQMMGSMVDNPEPSRAEVSDVANAVIQGADTVMLSDETANGKYPIETVQAMRRTIMYTQEHSDVMAVESSEKRRKHDALLSYTAARLATELKARAIVAETSTGATAVNVGAFRPNMPIISVTDSQKTAQKLALSYATRSYVRPSGLGSANKLAEELKAEGYFGEDPVTLVLVSGHQPGRPGKTDNIQIRTME
- a CDS encoding leucine--tRNA ligase gives rise to the protein MKRYNPTEIEKKWQDKWEADGTYVTDLSDTVRPKYYSLSMLPGITGAGIHIGHGRTFQFADIKARLKRQQGYSTYHPIGWDSFGLPVENYAIKVGKTPRVAHDEAKVHFKEQLKRLGFSYDWSKEISTADPEYYKWTQWIFTQLYKHDLAYQKEQPQWWCDTDNTVLANEQVEGGKCWRCGNPVTKRNLKQWFFRITAYADEILEATDDLDWTEMVKTMQKNWIGRSVGAEVDFVVNGQDAIITVFTTRPDTLFGASYVALAPEHPLVSQLVNADTRAKVEAYVQAAQQKSDVERQENKDKTGVFTGSYAINPVNGQKVPIWVADYILGGYGTGAIMAVPAHDGRDLEFAEKFDLPIVQVVDKPEDSADVGCYTGEGELINSGQFDGTRSEDAREQIVAWLEQQGSGRGKTTYKMRDWLISRQRYWGAPIPMVHVDGFEPIAVADECLPVILPEVENFKPTGGNTSVLAQVDDWVRVWVDVETGKTVPITEPKPAGDSWREGRRETDTLDGYACSSWYFLRYLDPHNDQQAWDPELIKHWAPVDYYNGADHAVAHLLYSRFWMRFFYKLGLVPTPEPFKRMMYNAYIMAPDGQKMSKSKGNVIDPMEIMDSGYGADALRVYEMFIAPYDMDAPWDPRGVPGTYRFLNRVWNVVQEFIEAATLPPLTEAVKCSRIADASAERSREISSGDLSEECTLAEDGDVVAELLRLTHLTIKKVTRDIEDEKFNTAVAAMMEMVNGLYKFKESHGMQALETWRFTLESLLQILAPFAPHITEELWHELGHTDTIHVNHWPKWDEKYLVSDVMTIIVQVNGKLRSRLELPVDTDKETVEQRALDDEKVCAYLDARTPKKVIYVPGKLVNIVV
- a CDS encoding NUDIX domain-containing protein, producing the protein MPMKTSSFDHIKKYFGGRKKPSIQEIVREPTAGGVVFRRNKKGDVEFLLYQDARDRWTIPKGHVEPGETAQAAAKREVGEEAGLKNIEVCGWLGKINFRYRRLDKLVLISQQVYLMKALDPDEKLQKEDWMNGLAWFTFHEALDEIEYEDIGKLILLAMKRIRQENL
- the rnc gene encoding ribonuclease III — encoded protein: MSGMNTAPYQEFAREKLGFEFTNLDLLITALTHRSYVNEHRKSVHEHNERLEFLGDAVLELAVTEYLFTHFSEPEGILTAWRAALVRTESIGDAGDTLGYGPLIRMSKGEKNGSDRAHLQILANAFEAVIGAIYLERGFDDARDFIHKHIIIKLDGILESGSWRDPKSYLQEISQRVDNQTPVYKVLGEEGPDHDKVFTLGVFVGETLMGRGVGPSKQVAQQQAARQAIARYRAANSE
- a CDS encoding phosphoglycerate kinase is translated as MGRFFKQTIHDVNLRGLTVLVRVDYNVPLTATGGIAGDLRIRASLPTLCYLLEQRCKIVLMSHLGRPKGADPAYSLRPVARRLAELLGRPVQFIDGCVGDKLRQAVRHMAAGDILMLENLRFYDEESRDDTVFARAIARAVRPDYFVQDGFAVVHRAHASTHAITLYVPGLAGDLLVHEYTALTAAMSRPARPLVAIIGGVKIADKIALIERLIDKADTILIGGAMANTFLAYRGYGMGHSTVEPDREQVLAAIYRRAAEKVGGERVDQFLRLPSDVAVAPSPETIGDRREVSVDEIGEHEMALDIGAETMAQFVSVIASAKTVIWNGPLGYSTNPLFARGSARIAEAIVQNRGVTSIIGGGDTAEFVLGWDGHDGKQFSHISTGGGASLELMSGKKLPGVESLLDAHGLK
- the nusB gene encoding transcription antitermination factor NusB, which codes for MASNRHLGRIVALQTLYEIEFRQEVGDSEVDVADILTRNLEKYKSSVDDVEFVRSLIDGVTTHKAELDDKLRPLAPEWPIEQISRIDRTVLRLGLYELLFSRAAVPPKVAINEAVELAKTFGSDNSGKFVNGVLGTAYRSLQEDADEDKQL